In Oryza sativa Japonica Group chromosome 3, ASM3414082v1, one DNA window encodes the following:
- the LOC136355680 gene encoding uncharacterized protein codes for MDPPSPPDVLSRSDVLSWIADRTSIGSGGGGGSRESALLEAVAEGNVRRLKKMVNRMDEKDREKLTDMHIDGIGLMQVAANLGKIEVIRYLVEELGFDVNAGCLCGGARISSSN; via the exons ATggatccgccgtcgccgccggatgTGCTCAGCAGGTCCGACGTCCTCTCCTGGATCGCCGACCGCACGTCAATCG gaagcggcggcggcggcggctcgagggAGAGCGCGTTGCTGGAGGCCGTGGCGGAGGGGAACGTCCGCCGCCTGAAGA AAATGGTGAATAGAATGGATGAGAAGGACAGGGAAAAGCTTACTGATATGCATATAGATGGCATTGGGTTAATGCAAGTGGCAGCAAACCTGGGAAAAATTGAGGTCATCAGGTACCTTGTGGAGGAGCTTGGCTTTGACGTCAATGCTGGTTGCCTCTGTGGTGGTGCGCGCATTTCTTCCAGTAATtaa
- the LOC112936131 gene encoding LOW QUALITY PROTEIN: uncharacterized protein (The sequence of the model RefSeq protein was modified relative to this genomic sequence to represent the inferred CDS: substituted 2 bases at 2 genomic stop codons), translated as MADPSFNFRVGLALRRALPYYNDAGPQSEFFEAATRGNVRRLRELASGKDAEGKAWLADMGFSGIGPLQAAARLGEVESCRCMVEELGFDINAGSQLGITALAAAALDGRLAAARYLLDHGADPNKKCNAXSVPLHCAAKNGHDEVARLLLSRGASIDIAYFHGTPLHIAAAYGKADVMKVLLEHHADPNKVSEELGTPLVATLHATSQGLAESISLKCVKLLVEAGADVNFSDRDTPLVVAITNGLTAXIKYLLKAGDDQNEKAQLKLCGEKAVKRKDYRGASNFYSQAIEMDPTDATLYSNRSLCHLQMTEAEAALFDAEFCIQLRPEWIKGYYRKGAALMLLKKHEKACDAFMAGLKLEPGNAEMEKALREAIEAMKKHHVATKNFKPSD; from the exons atggccgaccCGAGCTTCAACTTCCGCGTCGGCCtcgccctccgccgcgcgctcccgTACTACAATGACGCCGGCCCGCAGAGCGAGTTCTTCGAGGCGGCCACCCGCGGCAACGTCCGCCGCCTCAGGG AGCTAGCGAGCGGCAAGGACGCGGAGGGGAAGGCGTGGCTCGCCGACATGGGCTTCTCGGGCATCGGGCCGCTCCAGGCTGCAGCGCGCTTGGGGGAAGTGGAGTCTTGCAGGTGCATGGTGGAGGAGCTCGGCTTCGACATCAATGCCGGCAGCCAGCTTG GCATAACAGCTTTGGCTGCTGCTGCGTTGGATGGAAGACTGGCTGCTGCAAGGTATCTTCTTGACCATGGGGCTGATCCAAATAAGAAGTGCAATGCATGATCTGTTCCTCTTCACTGTGCTGCAAAAAATG GTCATGATGAAGTAGCACGACTGTTGCTATCTAGAGGAGCTAGCATTGATATAGCTTATTTTCATGGGACACCACTACATATTGCTGCTGCATATGGGAAGGCTGATGTCATGAAAGTTTTATTGGAGCACCATGCAGAT CCAAACAAGGTTTCAGAAGAGTTGGGTACACCGTTGGTTGCAACTCTTCATGCTACTTCTCAAGGACTAGCTGAGTCTATTTCACTGAAGTGTGTAAAGCTACTTGTTGAG GCAGGCGCTGATGTTAACTTCAGTGATCGTGACACTCCGTTGGTGGTAGCAATTACTAATGGCTTGACTGCCTGAATTAAATACTTGCTAAAGGCTGGC GATGATCAGAATGAAAAGGCTCAGCTCAAACTATGTGGTGAGAAAGCTGTTAAGAGAAAGGACTACCGTGGTGCCTCAAATTTCTACAGTCAG GCAATTGAGATGGATCCTACTGATGCAACACTCTATTCGAATAGGAGCCTTTGCCATCTTCAAATGACCGAAGCGGAGGCAGCTTTGTTTGATGCTGAGTTTTGCATACAATTGCGGCCTGAATGGATAAAAGGTTATTACAGGAAAGGAGCTGCTCTCATGTTGCTGAAG AAGCACGAAAAGGCATGCGATGCTTTCATGGCTGGACTGAAG
- the LOC4333724 gene encoding uncharacterized protein, whose amino-acid sequence MKYLLQVHADPNIPDKQSGRTPIEIAASLRKRNHVEILFPFTSPVRAVTNWTVEGIITHGKSRCSMPKIKDEPCSKVNDRKVELKSLGGKAVKRKDYLGASRIYSEALELDYFDATLYSNRSLCYLRIGEVQKALLDAEMCVKLRPEWVKGHYREGAALMLLKEHKKAFEVFLNALKLDPANADIEKVLWEALEAMKKDDAAEEKTLKSVDYTLHLQMHICCPAGSEVNASFGVF is encoded by the exons ATGAAGTACTTGCTTCAGGTTCACGCAGATCCTAACATCCCAGATAAACAG AGCGGACGCACACCAATAGAAATCGCTGCAAGCTTACGAAAAAGAAATCATGTGGAGATTCTATTTCCTTTCACTTCCCCTGTTAGAGCAGTAACAAATTGGACAGTTGAAGGAATTATTACTCATGGGAAATCAAGATGCTCAATGCCCAAG ATTAAGGATGAGCCATGTAGCAAGGTCAATGACAGAAAGGTTGAGCTAAAATCACTGGGAGGAAAAGCAGTTAAGAGAAAGGACTACCTTGGTGCATCAAGGATATACTCTGAG GCACTTGAGCTAGATTATTTTGATGCAACCTTGTATTCAAACAGAAGCCTTTGCTATCTACGAATTGGAGAAGTGCAAAAGGCTTTGCTTGACGCAGAAATGTGTGTAAAACTGCGACCTGAGTGGGTGAAAGGCCACTACCGGGAAGGAGCTGCTTTGATGTTGCTGAAG GAGCACAAGAAAGCATTCGAGGTGTTCTTGAATGCATTGAAACTGGATCCTGCGAATGCTGACATTGAGAAAGTGTTGTG GGAAGCATTGGAGGCGATGAAAAAGGATGATGCTGCTGAAGAGAAAACCTTAAAGTCGGTAGATTACACGCTCCATTTGCAGATGCATATATGCTGTCCTGCTGGGTCTGAAGTGAACGCTTCTTTTGGGGTCTTTTGA